A window of the Candidatus Tisiphia endosymbiont of Dascillus cervinus genome harbors these coding sequences:
- a CDS encoding AbrB/MazE/SpoVT family DNA-binding domain-containing protein, whose amino-acid sequence MQTQIQKWGNSLGIRIPKHLADKLHFQQGTFVNLETADNYLIISTETSELDILLDNITDSNCHHEILNDDIAVGNESW is encoded by the coding sequence ATGCAAACTCAAATCCAAAAATGGGGAAATAGCTTGGGAATTAGAATTCCTAAACATCTAGCTGATAAGTTACATTTTCAACAAGGTACATTTGTTAATTTAGAAACAGCTGATAACTATTTGATTATCAGTACAGAAACATCAGAATTAGATATATTATTGGATAATATTACAGATTCTAACTGTCATCATGAAATATTAAATGATGACATTGCTGTAGGTAATGAATCGTGGTAA